From Sinorhizobium sp. B11:
AATGTAATAATGCGAAACGAACTGTGATTGGCGCCCGGTATTGCTATATAAGCGGCACGATCATCACACACGGACCAGGCATATGCTCGATACCCTCAGGAATAACGGGAAGCCCGCATACGCAGGGCCAAAGGACAGCGCCTATGGCGTTGCCCGGTTTCATTCCGTACGTGTCCGCCGCCTGAAATTTTTGCTCCCGGTCGCAGCTCTCGTCGTTTCCCTCACCTTCATTGCCGTCTCTGTGATCCGCACTTACCTGCCTGAAACCATCAAGATCGAGGGCGCCAAGATCGAGAACGGCAAAGTCGTGATGGAAAAGCCGGCCATTGCCGGTCGTAACTCCGACGGCATCAATTATTCGATGCTGGCCGAACGCGCGCTGCAGGATATTCGCAATCCCGACTTCATCACGCTGGAGACAATCAAGGCGGCCGTGCCGATGAATGACGGCCTGATGGCTCGCGTGACGGCGGCGACCGCGGATTTCAACCGCGCCACCGACAACCTGCATATGACCGCACCGTTCACCCTTGTCCTGAGCAGCGGTCTCGTTGCGAATTTTCAGTCCGCCCACCTTGATATCAAGGGCGGAAACTTGACGACCGACGATCCCGTCAGAATTACCAAGGACAACGCTTCGATTGTTGCGCAGACCCTCAATATAACCGATAAGGGGCGCGTGATCACATTCGAGGGGAATGTTCGCATGAATGTTGAATCATCCGCTATCCACAAACAGGGTACCTAAAGAGCCGGGTCACATGACTAAAGATTGTCGCATTTCAACTTGCAAGACTGGCGTAGCTTTCATCACTGGCGCGCTTGCCTTCGTTCTGTCGGTCGCGGGGGCGGCCGCTCAGTCGACGACGATGCCTGGCATGAAGCTTTCAAGCGATCAGCCGATCCAGATCGAAAGCAACAAGCTGGAAATCCATGATCAGGAACACACGGCGCTCTTCACCGGTGACGTCAAGGTCGTTCAGGGTACGACGACCCTGCAGGCCGGCAAAATGACCGTCTATTACAAGGACAAGGCAAAGCAGCCCCAGGCAGGCGGCGCAGCAGCACCTGCAGCCCAGCCGGCGCAGGCAGCCGCTGAGCAGTCCAATTCCCTTGCCTCGGGCAGCGCAGACATCGACAAGATCCTGGTGACCGACAAGGTCTACCTCACCTCGGGGACGCAGACGGCGACAGCCGACGATGGCAATTTCGATATGACCTCGCAGGTCTTCATCCTCACCGGCAAGAAGGTCGTGCTGACGGATGGCCCGAACGTTTTTACCGGTTGCCAGCTCACCGTTCACATGACGACAGGCCAGGCAGAGCTTGAAAGCTGTGGCGGCCGTGTCCAAATTCAGCTCGATCCGAAATCGCAGCCGAGCCAGCAGCCAAAGCAGAACTGAGAGTCGGCCTTTCACGTGAAGCTATTCTCCTTATCCACCAAGTCCGGCAGAGCTGCGACGGAAGCCGCAGCTGCTCCCGTCGATAAGGCCCGTTATCAGGGAACGCTGATTGCACGCGGTCTAACCAAGACCTATGCGACGCGGCGTGTCGTCAACGGCGTCTCGCTGGTCGTGCGACGCGGCGAGGCCGTGGGCCTGCTAGGCCCGAACGGCGCCGGCAAGACCACCTGTTTCTACATGATCACCGGTCTTGTGCCGGTTGACGAGGGAACGATTGAAATCGACGGCAATGACGTGACGACGATGCCGATGTACCGTCGCTCCCGCCTCGGCGTCGGCTACCTGCCGCAGGAAGCCTCGATTTTTCGTGGACTGACGGTGGAGGAGAATATCCGAGCCGTTCTCGAGGTGCATGAAAAAGACAAGGCGGCGCGCGAGCGCAAGCTCGACGAACTGCTTGAGGAATTTCACATCGCGAAGCTCCGCAAGAGTGCCGCCGTGGCACTCTCGGGCGGTGAGCGCCGACGCCTGGAAATCGCCCGCGCGCTTGCGACCGACCCGACCTTCATGCTGCTCGACGAGCCCTTTGCCGGTGTCGACCCGATCTCGGTTGCCGATATTCAGAACCTCGTGCATCATTTGACGGCACGCGGCATCGGTGTCTTGATCACCGACCACAATGTGCGCGAGACGCTGGGATTGATCGACCGGGCCTATATCATCCATGCAGGCGAAGTGCTGACCCACGGGCGCGCAAACGATATCGTCAACAATCCCGAAGTGCGCCGGCTTTATTTGGGCGACAATTTCAGTCTCTGAACCAGTCCTGGACGACAGAAAATTATCGTTGCGGCATAGGTTCCGCTTGACCAAATAGGATAAAAAAGCAATTTTTGGGCCAACTCGGATTTCCGTGGCCTGAAGCCTTGATCGGACGCGGTTTCCAGGAGGAGTCGAGGGAGTTTAGCGTCCGCCATGGCCCTGTCT
This genomic window contains:
- the lptC gene encoding LPS export ABC transporter periplasmic protein LptC, translated to MLDTLRNNGKPAYAGPKDSAYGVARFHSVRVRRLKFLLPVAALVVSLTFIAVSVIRTYLPETIKIEGAKIENGKVVMEKPAIAGRNSDGINYSMLAERALQDIRNPDFITLETIKAAVPMNDGLMARVTAATADFNRATDNLHMTAPFTLVLSSGLVANFQSAHLDIKGGNLTTDDPVRITKDNASIVAQTLNITDKGRVITFEGNVRMNVESSAIHKQGT
- a CDS encoding LPS ABC transporter substrate-binding protein LptA; protein product: MTKDCRISTCKTGVAFITGALAFVLSVAGAAAQSTTMPGMKLSSDQPIQIESNKLEIHDQEHTALFTGDVKVVQGTTTLQAGKMTVYYKDKAKQPQAGGAAAPAAQPAQAAAEQSNSLASGSADIDKILVTDKVYLTSGTQTATADDGNFDMTSQVFILTGKKVVLTDGPNVFTGCQLTVHMTTGQAELESCGGRVQIQLDPKSQPSQQPKQN
- the lptB gene encoding LPS export ABC transporter ATP-binding protein, coding for MKLFSLSTKSGRAATEAAAAPVDKARYQGTLIARGLTKTYATRRVVNGVSLVVRRGEAVGLLGPNGAGKTTCFYMITGLVPVDEGTIEIDGNDVTTMPMYRRSRLGVGYLPQEASIFRGLTVEENIRAVLEVHEKDKAARERKLDELLEEFHIAKLRKSAAVALSGGERRRLEIARALATDPTFMLLDEPFAGVDPISVADIQNLVHHLTARGIGVLITDHNVRETLGLIDRAYIIHAGEVLTHGRANDIVNNPEVRRLYLGDNFSL